The Aphelocoma coerulescens isolate FSJ_1873_10779 chromosome 2, UR_Acoe_1.0, whole genome shotgun sequence genome contains a region encoding:
- the NME8 gene encoding thioredoxin domain-containing protein 3: MAGKKKEIQLQTVITNQNQWDEMLRRNGIVVIDVYQAWCGPCKAVLNLFRKLRNEFSEDNVLHFAMAEADSIESLKPFRNSCEPVFLFSVHGKILAIVKGVNAPLITKTVTELVQEERDIAAGEKERTEAEELVFHEDSSEGSEGAVEEEVLTYSVGIIKPDDVLAGRIEEIKKKIKDAGFDIKAAEERMLTEEQIRVFYARNKEQPDFEAFVQFMMSGPCHVLIITKKEPTAAIPQWTDLRKKSESGEPEQPAKLPGLTETESLVNLCDVQDSVEDASRQLAFFFPNFNVNKAKQVEKTLAIIRPSLLKERRESIMQRIKDDGFKIAMQKEIVLSEEQVRTFYKEHVDQDYFPVLLEQMTSGPTLVLALTRENAVSHWRDLLGPKTLEEARENPESLRAQYAIENVPINQLHGSSSHIDAQKELEFFFPEEQTFALIKPDAAKNHKDEIMKKVKEAGFSISKVKEQALTREMAAQFYKDHEGKPFFEQLVNCMTEGPSVIMVLSKENAVEEWRQLMGPTDPEEAKKTSPESIRAQFAHDILSNAVHGSSNIEHALKSIKFAFGELDAD, from the exons ATGGCAggcaagaagaaagaaatccagCTCCAG ACTGTAATAACCAATCAAAACCAGTGGGATGAAATGCTGCGGAGGAACGGTATAGTAG TAATAGATGTGTATCAAGCTTGGTGTGGTCCTTGCAAAGCTGTGCTGAACTTATTCAGAAAACTGAGGAACGAGTTTAGTGAAGACAATGTGCTACATTTTGCCATG GCAGAGGCTGACAGCATTGAAAGTCTGAAACCATTTAGGAACAGCTGTGAACCTGTATTTCTTTTTAGTGTT CATGGCAAAATTCTTGCAATAGTGAAAGGTGTAAATGCTCCTCTTATAACTAAGACAGTAACAGAGCTAGTGCAAGAAGAGAGGGACATTGCAGCTGGAGAGAAGGAACGCACTGAG GCAGAAGAACTCGTTTTCCACGAGGATTCATCAGAAGGGTCTGAGGGAGCTGTAGAGGAGG AAGTACTCACTTATTCAGTTGGAATTATAAAACCTGATGATGTCTTAGCGGGACGcatagaagaaattaaaaaaaag ATTAAAGATGCAGGATTTGACATTAAAGCAGCAGAGGAGAGAATGCTTACTGAAGAGCAAATCAGAGTGTTTTATGCCCGGAATAAAGAACAG CCTGACTTTGAAGCATTTGTTCAATTCATGATGAGTGGACCATGCCATGTTTTGATAATCACTAAAAAAGAACCAACTGCTGCTATTCCTCAATGGACAGATCTACGCAAAAAAAGTGAGTCTGGTGAGCCTGAGCAGCCAGCCAA GTTGCCAGGACTCACAGAAACTGAGAGTCTGGTAAATTTATGTGATGTGCAAGACAGTGTTGAAGATGCCAGCAGACAACTTGCCttctttttcccaaattttaatgtaaataaGGCAAAACAAGTTGAAAAGACTTTGGCGATAATTAGACCTAGTCTCTTAAAAGAAAGGCGAG AGTCTATCATGCAAAGGATAAAGGATGATGGCTTCAAAATAGCAATGCAGAAAGAAATAGTTCTGTCTGAGGAACAAGTACGTACATTTTACAAAGAACATGTAGATCAAGACTACTTCCCAGTCCTTCTAGAGCAAATGACCAG TGGTCCAACTCTTGTATTGGCTCTAACACGAGAAAATGCTGTATCACACTGGAGAGATTTACTAGGCCCAAAGACTCTTGAAGAGGCAAGGGAAAATCCAGAGAG TTTGCGTGCACAGTATGCGATTGAAAACGTACCTATCAATCAGCTGCATGGCAGCTCTTCACACATCGATGCTCAGAAGGAACTAGAGTTCTTCTTCCCTGAGGAACAAACTTTTGCATTAATCAAGCCTGATGCTGCTAAGAATCATAAAG atgaaattatgaaaaaagTTAAAGAGGCTGGATTTAGCATCTCAAAGGTAAAAGAACAAGCTTTAACTCGTGAAATGGCTGCACAGTTTTACAAGGATCACGAAGGAAAACCCTTTTTTGAACAGTTGGTGAATTGTATGACTGA GGGTCCATCAGTGATAATGGTCTTATCAAAGGAAAATGCTGTGGAAGAGTGGAGGCAACTAATGGGTCCAACCGATCCAGAAGAGGCAAAGAAGacctctcctgaatcaattcgGGCTCAGTTTGCACATGATATTTTGTCTAATGCTGTTCATGGCTCATCTAATATAGAACATGCACTGAAAAGCATTAAGTTCGCATTTGGAGAGCTTGATGCAGACTAA